In Lapillicoccus jejuensis, the DNA window CGACGACCATGGTCACGAGGCGCGCGTACTCCTCCGGCCGGGCCAGGCGCTGCGGGAAGGGGACGCCGGCGGCGAGGCCGGCGCGGAACTCCTCGGACACCGTCGCGAGCATCGGGGTGTCGACGATGCCGGGGGCGATGGTGCAGACGCGGATGCCGTACTGCGCGAGGTCGCGCGCGGCCGGGAGGGTGAGGCCCACGACGCCGCCCTTGCTCGAGGCGTACGCCGCCTGCCCGACCTGCCCGTCGTAGGCCGCGATCGAGGCGGTGTTGACGACGACGCCGCGCTGGCCGTCGGCGTCCGGCTCGGTCTGCGCCATGGCCTCGGCGGCGAGCGCCATGACGGTGAACGTGCCGACGAGGTTGATGCTCACGACCTTGGCGTAGAGCGCGAGGTCGTGGACGCCCTTCCTCCCCAGCACCCGCATGGACGGGCCGATGCCGGCGCAGGAGACGACGGTGCGCAGCGGCACCCCGAGCCCGGTGGCGGCGGCGACGGCCTGGCGCACCTCCGACTCGGAGGTGACGTCGGCGGCGACGTACCGCACGCCGTCGACGTCCGGGGCCTGGTCGATGGCCGCGGCCAGGTCGACGGCGACGACCTGCGCACCGCGCTGCGCCAGCGCCGTCGCGGTGGCGGCCCCCAGGCCGGAGGCCCCGCCGGTGACG includes these proteins:
- a CDS encoding SDR family NAD(P)-dependent oxidoreductase, whose product is MDLTSTAALVTGGASGLGAATATALAQRGAQVVAVDLAAAIDQAPDVDGVRYVAADVTSESEVRQAVAAATGLGVPLRTVVSCAGIGPSMRVLGRKGVHDLALYAKVVSINLVGTFTVMALAAEAMAQTEPDADGQRGVVVNTASIAAYDGQVGQAAYASSKGGVVGLTLPAARDLAQYGIRVCTIAPGIVDTPMLATVSEEFRAGLAAGVPFPQRLARPEEYARLVTMVVEHDYLNGEVIRMDGALRMAPR